A single window of Hyla sarda isolate aHylSar1 chromosome 2, aHylSar1.hap1, whole genome shotgun sequence DNA harbors:
- the LOC130357221 gene encoding gastrula zinc finger protein XlCGF17.1-like isoform X1 — protein sequence MSGLENPILENGEDWMRGPHGHLVSPCYDVDDNQLHIGKKRPGLGLDNIFASSECTKDLEKKSYLFKQERIHIDEKPYSGSECRKSFSEKASLEEHHKIHTIEKLLSCSELEKFNLIPPTGEKLNICSECGKSFSDKSNFLRHQMIHTGEKPFSCLECEKSFSRKSSLIRHQETHTGEQIFSCFECGKCFSRKSNLVDHWRIHTGEETFSCPECGKCFSLKSKLMKHLKNHTAEKCYSCSECTKCFNSRSALFKHQRVHTGEKPFSCSECGKCFSQKIGLVIHERTHTGEKPYTCPECGKCFSHTSNLAEHLRTHKAEKSFACTVCGKCF from the coding sequence GTGAAGACTGGATGAGAGGCCCTCATGGACATCTTGTATCTCCTTGTTATGATGTAGATGATAATCAATTGCATATTGGCAAAAAAAGACCTGGACTTGGACTGGATAACATTTTTGCAAGTTCTGAATGTACTAAAGATTTGGAAAAGAAATCTTATCTTTTCAAACAGGAGAGAATTCACATAGATGAGAAGCCATATTCAGGTTCAGAATGTAGGAAATCTTTTAGTGAAAAAGCAAGTCTGGAGGAACATCATAAAATTCATACTATAGAGAAACTATTGTCATGTTCAGAATTAGAAAAATTTAATCTGATACCTCCCACAGGAGAGAAGCTAAacatatgttcagaatgtgggaaaagcTTTAGTGATAAATCAAATTTTCTTAGACATCAGATGATTCATAccggggagaaaccattttcttGTTTAGAATGTGAAAAAAGTTTTAGTCGAAAATCAAGTCTTATTCGACACCAGGAAACTCACACTGGTGAACAGATTTTTTCATGTtttgaatgtgggaaatgttttagtcgGAAATCAAATCTTGTGGACCAttggagaattcacacaggagaggagaCCTTTTCATGTCCTGAATGTGGGAAGTGTTTTAGTCTTAAATCAAAGCTTATGAAACATCTTAAAAATCACACAGCGGAGAAGtgctattcatgttcagaatgtacaAAATGCTTTAATTCCAGATCAGCTCTTTTCAAACATCAGAgagttcacacaggggagaagccattttcctgTTCTGAATGTGGGAAGTGTTTTAGCCAGAAAATAGgtcttgttatacatgagagaactcacacaggggagaagccgtatACATGTcctgaatgtggaaaatgttttagtcaCACATCAAATCTTGCTGAGCATCTGAGAACTCACAAAGCGGAGAAATCatttgcatgtacagtatgtgggaaatgtttttaa
- the LOC130357221 gene encoding gastrula zinc finger protein XlCGF67.1-like isoform X2 encodes MSGLENPILENDEDGMRDSHGRLLSLSCYQSQIDHRRIGHRLGEHGKHFENKSHVFIQEKIGIDERPSSECGQSFGQKPSLVEHQRIHMGKPFSCPQCGKCFSWKASLVYHLKTHTGEKLFSCSECGKRFTQRSKVFRHQRTHTGEKPFSCSECGKCFGEKSDLVIHQRIHTGEKPFSCPKCTKCFIQKSHLLSHLKTHAREKPFSCSECGKCYTKKIGLVKHRRTHTEEKPLSCP; translated from the coding sequence atgaaGACGGGATGAGAGACTCCCATGGACGcctcctttcattgtcatgttATCAATCACAGATTGATCACAGAAGAATTGGACACAGACTAGGAGAACATGGGAAACATTTTGAAAATAAATCTCATGTTTTCATACAAGAAAAAATTGGCATAGATGAAAGACCATCTTCAGAATGTGGGCAATCTTTTGGTCAAAAACCAAGTCTTGTggaacatcagagaattcacatgggaaagccattttcatgtcctcaGTGTGGGAAGTGTTTTAGTTGGAAAGCAAGTCTTGTTTATCATCtgaaaactcacacaggggagaagttaTTTTCATGTTCGGAATGTGGAAAACGTTTTACACAAAGATCAAAGGTTTTtcgacatcagagaactcacacaggggaaaagcccttttcgtgttcagaatgtggaaaatgttttggcGAGAAATCTGATCTGGTTatccatcagagaattcacacaggagagaagccattttcatgtcctaaATGTACGAAGTGCTTTATTCAGAAATCGCATCTTCTTTCCCATCTGAAAACTCACGCAAGAGAGAAGcccttttcatgctcagaatgtgggaaatgttatactaAGAAAATCGGTCTTGTTAAACATCGGAGAACTCATACAGAGGAGAAGCCACTTTCATGTCCTTAA